A genomic segment from Panthera tigris isolate Pti1 chromosome A1, P.tigris_Pti1_mat1.1, whole genome shotgun sequence encodes:
- the SHROOM1 gene encoding protein Shroom1 isoform X2, with protein sequence MEALGPGRDRASPASSTRSLDLRRLSARADSAYSSFSAASGAPEPRTPSPGTDLLPYLDWDYVRVVWGGPASAAPAAGLRASPQPRPAAAARSGLRLPEVQGTSGPLSRQATPLLFALAAEAEAEARAVEPPSPPASRAAYRQRLQGAQRRVLRETSFQRKELRMSLPARLRPAAPARPPAAHPRSASLSHPGGEVEPGRSGAPSRGPVGRGRLATQQRKWCFSEPGKLDRVGQGGGSVGGCSSDASSSSGFAGPEPQERRVLAELEDHQIRWLPETQPRSTEDPEPRSLKFGDAHRPSSRSRSASGEVLAPWGGSGGVTPVVQVAPQGAETPRLLFQTKLPRFLTQKEAAVLCPAECLQSSPADREQRVSETCLGSARLPSLPDDEVFLEDVPLVRMRSPPDTHVPTGNPTSVHVSDQQYETSLGQGVDQAGVPPEHPLHEHPETAGADDSWRRINGSVSISRTTCCSPPGTANGDIPTFNPTGLLTIDPLAATDPLKPLPVDALEPPGNSTPGAPGHTALAWGTGQPVSRPTWCSLRLEELVQELARLDPSMSDILTSCPSPEPPLGLLDGLIPLAEVWAAMRPASEEDGKDAVGTPEPGQLRPTSQMRSENHTTHPVPDQPCGQGLPDPNSIEAKKMELANLLQKMLRDLQAEQERLHRVAQAWARRGAALEAAVGQTCAPRDLERFSRFMADLERVLGLLLLLGSRLARVRRALAREGADGDPDEQASLLQRLGLLKRQQEDAKELKEHVARRERALREVLVKALPAEELRAYRALLAGKAAVLAQQRSLDERVRLLQDQLDAVRSDHGRRPLPPRMTLPPETRSLDKPSFPPPLI encoded by the exons ATGGAGGCCCTGGGGCCTGGGCGCGACCGCGCCTCCCCAGCCTCGTCCACTCGCAGCCTGGACCTGCGGCGGCTGTCCGCGCGCGCCGACTCGGCCTACAGCTCTTTCTCCGCGGCCTCCGGCGCTCCAGAGCCGCGCACGCCGTCGCCTGGAACCGACCTCCTCCCTTATCTAGACTGGGACTACGTGCGCGTGGTGTGGGGTGGCCCAGCCTccgccgcgcccgccgccggCCTTCGGGCGTCCCCGCAGCCCCGGCCCGCGGCCGCCGCGCGCAGTGGGCTGCGGCTCCCAGAGGTCCAGGGAACGTCGGGGCCGCTCAGCCGGCAGGCCACCCCGCTGCTGTTTGCTCTGGCGGccgaggcggaggcggaggcgcgGGCCGTCGAGCCGCCCAGCCCACCGGCCTCGCGGGCTGCCTACCGCCAGCGGCTGCAGGGCGCGCAACGGCGAGTGCTCCGGGAGACGTCCTTCCAGCGCAAGGAGCTCCGCATGAGCCTACCCGCCCGCCTGCGGCCAGCTGCACCCGCGCGGCCCCCCGCGGCGCACCCGCGCTCCGCCTCACTCAGCCATCCGGGCGGGGAAGTGGAGCCGGGGCGCTCTGGGGCTCCCTCGCGGGGACCAGTCGGCCGGGGGCGCCTAGCCACCCAGCAGCGGAAGTGGTGCTTCTCTGAGCCAGGGAAGCTGGATCGCGTGGGTCAGGGTGGTGGATCTGTGGGGGGATGTTCGAGTGACGCCAGCTCCAGCTCTGGCTTTGCCGGGCCCGAGCCCCAGGAGCGCAGGGTGCTGGCAGAGTTGGAAGATCACCAGATCAGATGGCTGCCTGAGACGCAGCCTCGAAGTACAGAGGATCCAGAACCGCGGTCCCTGAAGTTCGGTGACGCCCATAGGCCTTCCAGTCGGAGTCGGAGCGCTTCAGGCGAAGTCTTGGCTCCCTGGGGAGGTTCAGGAGGGGTCACGCCCGTTGTTCAG GTTGCTCCCCAAGGAGCAGAAACCCCCAGACTGTTGTTTCAGACCAAACTTCCCAG GTTCCTGACTCAGAAGGAAGCTGCAGTGTTGTGTCCTGCCGAGTGCCTCCAGAGCAGTCCTGCAGACCGTGAACAGAGGGTCTCAGAGACATGCCTTGGGTCTGCTcgactcccttcccttcctgatgATGAGGTTTTCCTGGAAGACGTCCCCTTGGTCAGAATGAGATCACCTCCAGACACCCATGTGCCCACAGGAAACCCAACCAG TGTCCATGTCTCTGACCAGCAGTATGAAACCAGCTTGGGCCAGGGGGTTGACCAAGCTGGAGTCCCCCCAGAGCACCCCCTCCATGAGCACCCAGAGACTGCAGGGGCAGATGACAGCTGGCGGAGAATAAATGGTTCTGTGAGCATTTCCAGGACTACATGCTGTAGCCCCCCTGGGACTGCAAATGGTGACATTCCAACCTTCAACCCCACTGGACTGCTGACCATTGACCCACTTGCAGCTACAGACCCCCTCAAACCTCTTCCAGTTGATGCCCTGGAACCTCCAGGCAACAGTACCCCAGGTGCTCCTGGCCATACTGCCCTAGCTTGGGGCACTGGCCAGCCTGTTTCCAGGCCAACATGGTGCAGTCTGCGCCTTGAGGAGCTGGTTCAGGAGCTGGCCAGACTGGATCCCTCTATGAGTGACATACTCACTTCCTGTCCCAGTCCAGAGCCACCCCTGGGTCTGCTAGATGGGCTGATTCCTTTAGCTGAGGTCTGGGCTGCGATGAGGCCAGCCAGTGAGGAGGATGGAAAGGACGCTGTTGGTACTCCTGAGCCAGG CCAGCTCCGGCCAACTTCTCAGATGAGGTCTGAAAACCATACCACCCACCCTGTGCCTGACCAACCCTGTGGTCAGGGTCTCCCTGATCCAAACAGCATCGAAGCCAAGAAA ATGGAGCTAGCCAATCTCCTCCAAAAGATGCTGCGGGACCTTCAGGCAGAACAGGAGCGGCTGCACCGGGTGGCCCAGGCTTGGGCCAGGCGCGGGGCTGCTCTGGAGGCCGCGGTGGGCCAGACCTGTGCACCCCGCGACCTAGAGCGGTTCAGCAGGTTCATGGCCGACCTAGAGCGCGTGCTtggcctgctgctgctgctgggcagTCGCCTGGCCCGCGTGCGCCGCGCCCTGGCCCGGGAGGGCGCAGACGGCGACCCAGACGAGCAG GCCTCTCTGCTGCAGCGACTCGGTCTCCTGAAACGGCAGCAGGAAGACGCCAAGGAGCTGAAGGAGCACGTGGCACGGCGCGAGCGGGCCCTGCGGGAGGTGCTGGTGAAGGCCCTGCCCGCGGAGGAGCTGCGCGCCTATCGCGCCTTGCTGGCGGGCAAGGCCGCCGTCCTGGCCCAGCAGCGCAGCCTAGACGAGCGGGTCCGGCTCCTTCAGGACCAACTGGACGCCGTCAGGAGCGACCATGGCCGTCGTCCCCTGCCTCCAAGGATGACCTTGCCCCCAGAGACCCGTTCTCTAGATAAACCGTCCTTCCCTCCGCCCCTCATCTAA
- the SHROOM1 gene encoding protein Shroom1 isoform X1: protein MEALGPGRDRASPASSTRSLDLRRLSARADSAYSSFSAASGAPEPRTPSPGTDLLPYLDWDYVRVVWGGPASAAPAAGLRASPQPRPAAAARSGLRLPEVQGTSGPLSRQATPLLFALAAEAEAEARAVEPPSPPASRAAYRQRLQGAQRRVLRETSFQRKELRMSLPARLRPAAPARPPAAHPRSASLSHPGGEVEPGRSGAPSRGPVGRGRLATQQRKWCFSEPGKLDRVGQGGGSVGGCSSDASSSSGFAGPEPQERRVLAELEDHQIRWLPETQPRSTEDPEPRSLKFGDAHRPSSRSRSASGEVLAPWGGSGGVTPVVQVAPQGAETPRLLFQTKLPRFLTQKEAAVLCPAECLQSSPADREQRVSETCLGSARLPSLPDDEVFLEDVPLVRMRSPPDTHVPTGNPTSVHVSDQQYETSLGQGVDQAGVPPEHPLHEHPETAGADDSWRRINGSVSISRTTCCSPPGTANGDIPTFNPTGLLTIDPLAATDPLKPLPVDALEPPGNSTPGAPGHTALAWGTGQPVSRPTWCSLRLEELVQELARLDPSMSDILTSCPSPEPPLGLLDGLIPLAEVWAAMRPASEEDGKDAVGTPEPGSSQLRPTSQMRSENHTTHPVPDQPCGQGLPDPNSIEAKKMELANLLQKMLRDLQAEQERLHRVAQAWARRGAALEAAVGQTCAPRDLERFSRFMADLERVLGLLLLLGSRLARVRRALAREGADGDPDEQASLLQRLGLLKRQQEDAKELKEHVARRERALREVLVKALPAEELRAYRALLAGKAAVLAQQRSLDERVRLLQDQLDAVRSDHGRRPLPPRMTLPPETRSLDKPSFPPPLI, encoded by the exons ATGGAGGCCCTGGGGCCTGGGCGCGACCGCGCCTCCCCAGCCTCGTCCACTCGCAGCCTGGACCTGCGGCGGCTGTCCGCGCGCGCCGACTCGGCCTACAGCTCTTTCTCCGCGGCCTCCGGCGCTCCAGAGCCGCGCACGCCGTCGCCTGGAACCGACCTCCTCCCTTATCTAGACTGGGACTACGTGCGCGTGGTGTGGGGTGGCCCAGCCTccgccgcgcccgccgccggCCTTCGGGCGTCCCCGCAGCCCCGGCCCGCGGCCGCCGCGCGCAGTGGGCTGCGGCTCCCAGAGGTCCAGGGAACGTCGGGGCCGCTCAGCCGGCAGGCCACCCCGCTGCTGTTTGCTCTGGCGGccgaggcggaggcggaggcgcgGGCCGTCGAGCCGCCCAGCCCACCGGCCTCGCGGGCTGCCTACCGCCAGCGGCTGCAGGGCGCGCAACGGCGAGTGCTCCGGGAGACGTCCTTCCAGCGCAAGGAGCTCCGCATGAGCCTACCCGCCCGCCTGCGGCCAGCTGCACCCGCGCGGCCCCCCGCGGCGCACCCGCGCTCCGCCTCACTCAGCCATCCGGGCGGGGAAGTGGAGCCGGGGCGCTCTGGGGCTCCCTCGCGGGGACCAGTCGGCCGGGGGCGCCTAGCCACCCAGCAGCGGAAGTGGTGCTTCTCTGAGCCAGGGAAGCTGGATCGCGTGGGTCAGGGTGGTGGATCTGTGGGGGGATGTTCGAGTGACGCCAGCTCCAGCTCTGGCTTTGCCGGGCCCGAGCCCCAGGAGCGCAGGGTGCTGGCAGAGTTGGAAGATCACCAGATCAGATGGCTGCCTGAGACGCAGCCTCGAAGTACAGAGGATCCAGAACCGCGGTCCCTGAAGTTCGGTGACGCCCATAGGCCTTCCAGTCGGAGTCGGAGCGCTTCAGGCGAAGTCTTGGCTCCCTGGGGAGGTTCAGGAGGGGTCACGCCCGTTGTTCAG GTTGCTCCCCAAGGAGCAGAAACCCCCAGACTGTTGTTTCAGACCAAACTTCCCAG GTTCCTGACTCAGAAGGAAGCTGCAGTGTTGTGTCCTGCCGAGTGCCTCCAGAGCAGTCCTGCAGACCGTGAACAGAGGGTCTCAGAGACATGCCTTGGGTCTGCTcgactcccttcccttcctgatgATGAGGTTTTCCTGGAAGACGTCCCCTTGGTCAGAATGAGATCACCTCCAGACACCCATGTGCCCACAGGAAACCCAACCAG TGTCCATGTCTCTGACCAGCAGTATGAAACCAGCTTGGGCCAGGGGGTTGACCAAGCTGGAGTCCCCCCAGAGCACCCCCTCCATGAGCACCCAGAGACTGCAGGGGCAGATGACAGCTGGCGGAGAATAAATGGTTCTGTGAGCATTTCCAGGACTACATGCTGTAGCCCCCCTGGGACTGCAAATGGTGACATTCCAACCTTCAACCCCACTGGACTGCTGACCATTGACCCACTTGCAGCTACAGACCCCCTCAAACCTCTTCCAGTTGATGCCCTGGAACCTCCAGGCAACAGTACCCCAGGTGCTCCTGGCCATACTGCCCTAGCTTGGGGCACTGGCCAGCCTGTTTCCAGGCCAACATGGTGCAGTCTGCGCCTTGAGGAGCTGGTTCAGGAGCTGGCCAGACTGGATCCCTCTATGAGTGACATACTCACTTCCTGTCCCAGTCCAGAGCCACCCCTGGGTCTGCTAGATGGGCTGATTCCTTTAGCTGAGGTCTGGGCTGCGATGAGGCCAGCCAGTGAGGAGGATGGAAAGGACGCTGTTGGTACTCCTGAGCCAGG CTCCAGCCAGCTCCGGCCAACTTCTCAGATGAGGTCTGAAAACCATACCACCCACCCTGTGCCTGACCAACCCTGTGGTCAGGGTCTCCCTGATCCAAACAGCATCGAAGCCAAGAAA ATGGAGCTAGCCAATCTCCTCCAAAAGATGCTGCGGGACCTTCAGGCAGAACAGGAGCGGCTGCACCGGGTGGCCCAGGCTTGGGCCAGGCGCGGGGCTGCTCTGGAGGCCGCGGTGGGCCAGACCTGTGCACCCCGCGACCTAGAGCGGTTCAGCAGGTTCATGGCCGACCTAGAGCGCGTGCTtggcctgctgctgctgctgggcagTCGCCTGGCCCGCGTGCGCCGCGCCCTGGCCCGGGAGGGCGCAGACGGCGACCCAGACGAGCAG GCCTCTCTGCTGCAGCGACTCGGTCTCCTGAAACGGCAGCAGGAAGACGCCAAGGAGCTGAAGGAGCACGTGGCACGGCGCGAGCGGGCCCTGCGGGAGGTGCTGGTGAAGGCCCTGCCCGCGGAGGAGCTGCGCGCCTATCGCGCCTTGCTGGCGGGCAAGGCCGCCGTCCTGGCCCAGCAGCGCAGCCTAGACGAGCGGGTCCGGCTCCTTCAGGACCAACTGGACGCCGTCAGGAGCGACCATGGCCGTCGTCCCCTGCCTCCAAGGATGACCTTGCCCCCAGAGACCCGTTCTCTAGATAAACCGTCCTTCCCTCCGCCCCTCATCTAA
- the SOWAHA gene encoding ankyrin repeat domain-containing protein SOWAHA, with protein MALAAAAAAAAAGVSQAAVLGFLQEHGGKVRNSDLVSRFKPLLDAGDPRGRAARRDRFKQFVNDVAVVREFDGVKFVVLRKKPRPREGPEPLASCVPGTPAVPDSPSNITSVSQGETPSSGVPSLPAEQQLVEPLEDPAQPLEPQDIPGAPASEPTQPNGELLLGLTQQSGGPSDSQIPAFELALPSEGLSADVAPPSRSPSEEVLSRAESPDQEPGHGATKEALPLPQHAPPPKPCMLPVRCFPAPSALRIRAEEQGLRRQLSEEPSPRSSPLLLRRLSVEESGLGLSLGPGRSPHLRRLSRAGPRLLSPDTEEVPAAPQPSAVPLEPTEHEWLVRAAAGCWTHQLHGLLLRDRGLAAKRDFISGFTALHWAAKSGDREMALQLVEVARRGGAPVDVNARSHGGYTPLHLAALHGHEDAAVLLVVRLGAQVHVRDHSGRRAYQYLPPGSSYALRRLLGDPSLRSSSELDATGASGGTLATRRPVQVAATILSSTTSAFLGVLADDLMLQDLARGLRKSGSLSKFLGASPMAPRKKTKTRSGLPAFSEISRRPTPGPFAGLVPSLPPTT; from the coding sequence ATGGCGCtagccgccgcggccgccgccgcggccgccggaGTGAGCCAGGCGGCCGTGCTGGGCTTCCTGCAGGAACACGGCGGCAAGGTGCGCAACTCGGATCTGGTGAGCCGCTTTAAGCCGCTCCTGGATGCCGGCGACCCGCGCGGCCGTGCCGCCCGCAGGGACCGCTTCAAGCAATTTGTCAACGACGTGGCTGTGGTGAGGGAGTTTGACGGCGTCAAGTTCGTGGTGCTGAGGAAGAAACCTAGACCCCGGGAGGGACCAGAGCCCCTGGCCTCGTGCGTCCCCGGCACCCCCGCGGTACCAGACTCTCCGTCGAACATCACTTCCGTCTCACAGGGGGAAACCCCCAGCTCGGGGGTTCCATCCCTGCCTGCAGAGCAGCAGTTGGTGGAACCACTTGAGGACCCGGCCCAGCCATTAGAGCCACAGGACATCCCCGGGGCTCCGGCCTCTGAGCCCACTCAGCCGAACGGGGAGCTGTTGTTAGGTCTGACCCAGCAGTCAGGGGGACCCTCCGACTCCCAGATTCCAGCCTTTGAGCTAGCCCTGCCCTCTGAGGGACTCTCTGCAGACGTGGCCCCGCCGTCTAGGTCACCGTCGGAGGAGGTCTTGTCCCGAGCGGAGTCGCCGGACCAGGAACCTGGGCATGGAGCCACGAAAGAAGCTTTACCACTCCCTCAGCACGCGCCGCCGCCAAAACCCTGCATGCTGCCGGTGCGCTGCTTTCCGGCCCCCTCCGCGCTCCGGATCCGGGCCGAGGAGCAGGGCCTGCGCCGGCAGCTGTCGGAAGAACCGAGCCCCCGGAGCTCCCCACTGCTGCTGCGGCGGCTCTCGGTGGAAGAGTCTGGCCTGGGCCTCAGCCTGGGCCCGGGCCGCTCCCCACACCTGAGGCGCCTGTCGCGCGCCGGCCCGCGCCTGCTGAGCCCAGACACCGAGGAAGTGCCCGCCGCGCCGCAGCCGTCCGCAGTGCCTCTGGAGCCGACCGAGCACGAGTGGCTAGTGCGGGCGGCCGCGGGCTGCTGGACCCACCAGCTGCACGGGCTGCTGCTGCGCGACCGCGGCCTGGCGGCCAAGCGCGACTTCATATCTGGTTTCACGGCCTTGCATTGGGCCGCCAAGAGCGGAGACCGGGAGATGGCGCTGCAGCTGGTGGAGGTCGCGCGGCGCGGGGGCGCGCCTGTCGACGTGAACGCGCGCTCACACGGCGGCTACACGCCACTGCACCTGGCCGCTCTGCACGGCCACGAGGATGCCGCTGTGCTGCTGGTGGTGCGCCTGGGTGCGCAGGTGCATGTGCGTGACCATAGCGGGCGGCGAGCCTACCAATACCTGCCGCCCGGCTCCTCCTACGCGCTCCGCCGCCTGCTCGGCGACCCAAGCCTTCGAAGCTCTAGCGAGCTCGATGCTACCGGAGCTAGTGGTGGCACGCTTGCGACCCGGCGCCCGGTGCAAGTGGCTGCCACCATCCTCAGTTCCACCACCAGCGCGTTTCTGGGTGTCCTGGCCGACGACCTGATGCTCCAAGACCTGGCTCGGGGCTTGAGGAAGTCAGGCTCCTTGAGCAAGTTCTTGGGTGCCTCGCCCATGGCTCCACGTAAAAAGACTAAGACCCGCAGTGGCCTACCGGCTTTTTCAGAAATCTCTCGTCGACCTACTCCGGGGCCCTTCGCTGGGCTAGTGCCCAGCCTGCCTCCCACAACCTGA